The Phragmites australis chromosome 1, lpPhrAust1.1, whole genome shotgun sequence genomic interval CATTGATATTCCTAAAGTTAATGCTTTCCGTGCTAGGTAACTTGCtgtatatatcatttattttccTTGGTTAAATTCTGCATGCAAGTGTGGTTGAAGGTGTACTTTATTTTGTCCTTAGCCTACAGGGAAGAGGTTCCGGAGTTCTGTTCCTACCAGGGGATAGTGATGCAGCGGCATGTGATATTGACAAGGAAATTTCTAATAGGAAGACTGTATCAGAGCTCCTCTCCTTGGATCCTCATGACACTGATGTATTTTCTGTTTCTCAGATATGTTCTATGTGCAACTGTTATGTCATAGTACTGAAATTTAGTCTCCATTGTGTACTAGGATGTATGTTTTACTTGTGATGCAAAGATAAAGGAAATCGATGTTTCAAATGGTTGGTGGTACAAAGGATGCAGTACTTGCAAAAGGGGACTGAAAGCAACTCTCGAAGGCTTTGAATGTACCAACTGTGATGAAACGAAGCCAATGATGATTCCCAGGTACCTCCTATTTCACATGGCTTCCCCTTCAAATTTCCCAATATGTAATTATTCCTAACATGCCTTATATTCACAACACAGCTACAAGCTAAATGTGGTGATTGAGGACAGCACTGGTCGCGCAAAAATATTTCTGTTCGGAGGTGTAGCTGAGCAGGTTGTGCGGCGGACTGCCGCTGAACTTGTGGAAGAAAGCTCATCCAATCAGATCTTACTCCCTGCGCCCCTCCGCAGTCTTGTTGGCAGGAGGTATGTGTTTCAAGTGGTTATCAGTGAGCAAACCTTTAGAACTGGGCAGCTATGTTTTCATGCTAGGAAGGTGTTTGCTGGGGACCAACACAGTGGGGCTGATGCCACTGGTGTTGAACCTCCAAAGGACCCTAGCGTTAAGTCTGCAATTGGGACAGCAAGCACTATCTATGGTAAAGAAACTGAAAATAGTGCTTTTAGCTTAACTGAAGCCCCCATAGATCCAGAAGAGGGCTCCACACCACCTCATGAAACTCACACAGTTACCACTAGAAAAAACTCATCAACCAAGGGAAAGGAGGTTCTTTCTAGTGCTCATGACGAGCCTGGGTATGTACCTTTGTCCTCTATGTTATGTTTGTCATGGTTTACATGCTATGCTCCTCTGATTACATAAGTAACAATGTACAAATCATTAGAATAAATAATTGTAATATAAACAATAGCTCCCCATATTTGAAGAGGCGTGGAgactaataatttatttttaaaatgaaGTAGACTATTGTGCGGGCAGtttattgatttatttttgtaataCAGAAGTCTTCTGGGTAAAAGATCAAGGGCTGCTCGTAAGGAATTGttctctgaaaaaaaaagaaaagacaaggTAGCTTATTGTTTATCATACTATGTTACTGATTAAGCTTGTATAACTAAATGACTTATAATATTCCCAATTTACAGTGACGAGTAAGCCTTCCTTTGTGGTCTGCAGTATCAGCTATCTGCTACATCTCCGCTTTCAACAAAACGGTGATTGTTGTATGTGCCTGTGTTGGTGTCCTAATCTTCATGGAGTAATAAGTGGTGCACCGTTGTGCTTTATGCTTAGGTTATGTATTGTTACTTGTGTTGGCCTTTGAAGGTCCTTGGtactatttgtaattatgaagCCACTTTGTCAGTGTAGTAGATAAGATCTTTATGCCTTGCTATTAGTAACGCAAGGCTCTGAGCTTAGAAGATATAGTTTGTAGGCCCTTGTTCATtggtttgaatggctatttgatGTTTGGTCGTCATCAACTATCACAATTGttcacatcaatcaattcactTATTTCGCATTCATCACAGCAACACATCTGCAGGCTTGGCTGAGGTGCTTAGGCAGGCTTGGCAGAGCATGATCAGTAGTAATGGAGGAAAACGACATATAAGTAtagtaaataaataattatggcacccataaagtgcaatttgataggtgacccgcagtgccttcggtaaaacaggcataacttttgcatacgggttccgattttgacattttttttctatggatatctacagaaaaagttacaaaaTATCGAAGTCGGAGcccgtatgtaaaagttatgcccgttttaccaaaggcactccgggtcacctatcaaattgcacTTAATCGTATAGTGTTAAGGAAACTAGTTCGACCTGTACAACTTGTGCAGTATACTATTGCTTAGAGACTGTACTCCCCATATTTAATAGAGTTATAAAATCCCAAATTGTTTTGTCCATAGACAGGATGCTACCTTAGCATGCATGACTCCAGTGGTTTTTTTGCCATACAATTATGATAATATCAACAATTCATCATAATACCTAGTTTCAATATCAATAGAACACATTCTCTCTTTACCTGAGATGAAGATTACGTAAATGGAGGAGCAATTAAACGGCAAAATTATTTTAGTTCCACCTTAGGTACGCACCACCATGGCCCAGAACAACAGCATGAACCTATTTCATTTGTAAGGAGTAGAATTGAAACATCATAGATATCATAGTCAATTACACTGGGTGAGTTGATGCATCTATTAAACATAATCTATTATCAAGTTTCAGCAACAAATCAGAATAAATCCAGCCGACCCATAATTGACATTCACTCACCTCACATTCCCACACCCAAAACTGAGTGTCCAGTTATAACTTTGGCATATGAACTGATGATTACGATTTGAAAGAGACTTCAATCTCTAGTGAATAATGGCAGGCATGATGTTAAGGTACATAAAACTATATCAAGCACTGGGAGTAATACATAGGATACAGTCGTGGTAAGTAGAAGGTTTTCATAGCATAGACTTATACAAGTCTGAAAAGAGGTGCTGAAAATATCCATGCATACTACGAGCAATACAATGACATTATAGATACTGATATGCAACCTAATCTATGTGTATTAATAGCTCTAAGCAACTCGCAAGAGCAGCCAACCTAGGCATCAACTATCCAAAAACTCATTTATAGTAGTAAGTGTAGGACCACTCACATCGCGTTCCCATGCTATGGCCTTCGCAGTATCGTTTGATCCAGTGAGATGCGCACGTATGGTTTCTGTGGCATCAAGGGAGCAAACAGGCCAACCCCAAGCATCAGCAATATGTTGAATCTTTGCAGTCTGTGCTTTTGCAAGGGCATGCGTATTGGCTTTCATCTCATCTATGCAAACACAAAGTCTCTTGCGTCcggcaaaatattcacttagtTCTGACACATCGATTGCCCTAGCTAGCCCAGTGTGCTCGGCAAGCTTGCAAATGGACATGGAATCAAAGAATTCTTTGAGTTCCTCCACCAAACCAGCATCAACCATATCGTCAACACGACGGTTGAGATATTCCTTAAGAACTAACTCATGAGCATGGAGCCACATGAGGCAGCTTTGGAACCTTAAAGTTGGCTGATACCTCGCAATTGCAAAAGGATCAACAAGGGAGGGATCAAAATGGTCAACAAGGAATCCATAGATCAGTGAGTTTGAGCCACCTACCAGAATTGGTACATGACCACGCCTTACAATAGACTTTGTAGTAATGGTTGCAATAGATCGGAAGAAAGATACCGAAAAATCGTCGGTAATTGCAGAAATAGCCCCAATAAGGTAATGAGGAATACCACATCCATCCTTCAGATGGACCTTGTTGGTTGTGATGTCAAGCCCAGGATAGATTTGTATCTTGTCAGCATTCACCACTTCGCCACTAATCACCTTGCATACATCAATTGATAGCTTTGTCTTACCCGTGCCCATAGCACCCACTGGTTTAATCGTCAACATCTGGGGGATGTAGTCAGGAGAAAGAGAGTGTAGGGTGAActgggaagaggaaggggaaagTGCTTCGATCGCTATGAACCCTAGGTCTATCGACCCCATGTTATACCAGTCAATGTTGTCTCCGTGTAACAAGGGTCATCTACGATATCAACCAATGGCCTTTTAGCTAGGTACACAATCGACATCTTCATGCTGTATCTGTGCATCTAATGGATGGGCACCAAGACTGCTACTGATAACCTCATACATAGTGAGTGGGTACACTTATTGACCTAATATCTGTAGATGTGTCGGCTGATTTTTCTATGTTTTCTGTAGGTGCAACGACTAACATGAGGTTAGAAATAAATAAacaccttttccatttatgtGTGAGTAGTTGATATTTAACTCAGGATGCTGTATTTGCAacataaaactaaaaaattagataaatttCCATTATAATCGTTTATAAACAACTTGTTCACATTAATTTTTGTATGAGGCAAATATTGTTTAACCATGCCCTTTTATTTGAGATGGCAAATAAATCTAACTTAACCAGCTGGTGCCCCCGCAACAAAGCGCGGGCATCAGTTACTTATTGTATGTGCGTAAtttgcttaaaaaaaattaaagtagtTTACTTACTTTTTGTATGAGATTGTACATGGTTTATCGTATTCTCATTGATTTAAAAACAAGTACAATGTTTTCTTTCCAACAGTCACCCAAATTTAAAACCTAATTTCAAAAAATGTTCAAACTTCTTCTCTCTTATACTAGCCCAGCTCGCTCCAGCCAATCCTAacaccacctccctctccttATCTTCTACCTCCTCTCGCCTGTGCACGTCGTCTTACACATACGCACGCATGATCGTGAAGCACGGAGCATGCCGTTTCCGCATCCGACCACCGCTGCCACACCGTCACCTCACCACCGCCCATGTCACTACGCTCCACCACCCTCCTTTACTCAAGCAGACCGCCGGTCACCGCACGAGCCACAGCAGCGATGACCCATACGCGAGGCCCCTGCTCCCTCCTCCTGCCTATAAAATGCAACGCCAGGGAGCTCCCTGGCCATCCCAAAGCTCACCCAACTCCACTACCTTTCCATCGAGCCTCAGCCCTCCAGTTTCTCTCCCTTACCTCTCTTACAAAAAATCGGCCGTCAGGGCGATCTCCCTCTCCGGCCACACTCTCGGCAAGGTGAGCAGCTGGTGAGAGCCTCCAAAAACTCTTAGCCTCTCCTCTctattgaaatattttttacccATCCTTTTTCTCACAGATGGCAGAAGAAGGATGGACCACCAGTTACTGCTTGAACAAGGAAGGTTTTCCCAAGCTCCTGTACTCCGCTATGGTAAGACTTGGTATTCTGGACCACTCAGAATACATGGGTAGAGAGTAAGAAGAGTATGGCACAAAACGGTGCGAAGTGATCATCCATGTCGGAGCAAGTAAGGATTTCCCTGACACAAAGCCATGGAGGGTGTCCACGATAGGGTTCCGATTCAAGGACACCTACCAGGCTATCGCCCGCAAGGCTTTGAGGTACCTGTGCCAGATATATGAGAAGGTCATCTGCTGTACACCCATGAGGTTCTTTCCACCCTTTCTAAGGAACTGCCAGTGGATGGCCCGGATGAAGACCTTGGAAGGACCTGAATTACGAGAAGATGACCCGGCTGTGGTGTTCATGTATGGGTACTTGCTTACCCTAGATGAGCAATACGACAAGCAGGCAACCAAGCTGAGAAAGTGCATCCATAGGGTAGAAAAAGCTGAGACGCAGATCAGGAAACTCGGCGTGCAACTTGCGGAGGCTAAGGCCCAAGCCACTGAAGCCCAGAGCCGTGAAGCCACCGCGATTGAAGCCTTGCAAGAGGCACAAGACCGCCACACTCAATAGCTAAAAGACGCCTACCTTGTCACTAGGGCCAAGAGAAGGACCCTTGCCTTGGAGAACACAGAGTGCCCGATACTAGATGGAATCCCAGTTGCAACGATGGAAAAAGGCAAAAGGAAGTTCTTGGACGCCCCTCCAGCACCGCCACCTACAGAAGTCTCCCATGGGACTTCTGACACGGAGTCcaccgaggaagaagaaattCTCCCTCTCACTCATCCACCGCCAAAAGATGATGCTTTCCCTCTCATCCCCTTAGAAGACCCTTTGACCTCAGAAGAATGATCTAATCAGCCACTCAGACACCTCAAGGAATGAAGCCGCTCCGGTCTGAATTAAAAAGTCTAGAAGTAGTTCTAGCCAGCTCCCCCTTACGCCCAAGGGAAGTGAAGGCTACTTCATTTTATGTATACCCTCGCATATAGGGGATGTATCCGTATTGTAATGCGTGTTCTTTCTACCTGTAATGTAATCTGTTGTGATATCTATTGTGTTTCAAGACCTAAACCTGGCACTTttacaaaaaaaagaaactaaacCAACAAACATCACTCCAAGTTGCTGTTCCCAGTCAAATTGTGGAACAACTTGGACTgcagaaataaaaataacattTGAGGAAAGAGAGAACGAGATGTTTCATGCTACCATACAAGTGGACCTTGTTAACTGGATATCTATGGGATTTAGAGGCCCATGAGAAATCACAAGGAGGGCATCAATATTTGCAAGCTGCTGGAAACTTTGGCCTATGTAGAAGAAATTTCCATGCGATAAGTTCAGACCTCGTATTTGGTTTCCTCCAAAATGTATGTTGACATAACTATTTCATAATGGTTTCATAGAAAATATGATTATCCGATCATTTGTTCGAAATAGACGCATAGGAACATTTTCCACGGGATTTTTATTCCAGTAAAATTTCTCCAAAATTCATATGAAATTAAATACTCCCGGCGGCCTCCGAGCATAGTCACATTACTCTCCTTTAGTTGCTCCATTTGATATGTTTTCTATGGTCTAGATTCAAGCTTCCCACCTTTTTACTGTGGCCTTAGAGTGCCAGCTTATGTCAGCCTTTACAACAGCATCTGCGACGATGTCCTGTCATACTATAGCTTTATGCCTTTCTGTGACATGATACAAACAAACTTAGAATACTATATTTTGCTGCTATACCAGTATACTCACCTGCAGCGAAGCGCGGGCATCAATGGCTAGTTGAATATGTAATTCGGATGGGTCTACACTTCCTACGAATCAAAGTTCAGGAACCCCAAGCATCAACCCCACATCCCCGCACGTCTGATCGGCCAATCTCCTATCTAAACAAAGGCATCATATATGCGTATGCTGCAAACATATCATTTGATTTGCTCTATGGATGATAAGAGAGTGCATAGTTTGACAATGTAGGAAATCTTAGCACAAACGGAGTAGCTGGTAAGAGAGGCTGCCAGTGGTGGGTGAGAGTAGGGCAGCATTGTTGGAGTCGAAGGTGTTCATGGACATGTTCGCAATGCAACAAAGATACAACCAATTAATTCACCACTTCTAATGTCATCATCAACCTTGCTATGGAAACAGGTAAGCAAGCACCTGAGGGGTAGTAGTTCTCGGCATCAAACAAATCTACCCTACATAGAAACATGAACGAAAATGTGTATGAAACAATGGCAGGGCAAATTATTTTATCTATAGAATTATATCTTAGGCTTATATATGGTGTATGCATGTAAACTACAGGAAGCAAAAAGGCAGCTTTATGAAGTTGCGATGAAGTAGCAGATTGTAAAAGATGTCAATTGAAATTTGCAAATACTGCATATATAGCGTTAATATGAATTGATAGAGTTCTCATCCTCCAATGACAGCTTGCATTTTGCAATTGGATAAGAATCCACAGAAAGAGCAACCTAACAGGGGCATACTAATAAGCGATGGCTAGGATCATCACCTCTAATTACACAATCAATCAGGAGGTCAGTGCCCACAACAAACGTTGGCGATGCCACCGTAAGCATCGAGGTAAAGGCAGCCATTGTTGCTGAACAGGCACTGCATCTTTCTCTCGACTATGTTCAATGGCAACAATTGTTgaaaactaaaataaacatTTCTAAGGATCTGAATTTTCCAAAGATCGATCTGTCTCACATATGGTATTAGCTTTTTTAACATGGAGTAGCATCAGCTTTTACAGAGAACTATTCCCGATTGGATGAACGAATAGAGAGCTTCTAAAAAGAAGACATGCACCTGGGGATTTGCCTCGAGGATGCCATCATAAAGAAGAAAGCTAGCTCTGGGGACCACGTCGGCGCTTCGAGGACGCCGTGGAGGGAGACACCACATCTAGGGTCGACGCTAGCGTGGAGGTGGGTTGTGGGCACACCTCCCACACCAGGTAGCCACGTTTGAGGCATGCAC includes:
- the LOC133883324 gene encoding adenylate isopentenyltransferase-like; the encoded protein is MLTIKPVGAMGTGKTKLSIDVCKVISGEVVNADKIQIYPGLDITTNKSIVRRGHVPILVGGSNSLIYGFLVDHFDPSLVDPFAIARYQPTLRFQSCLMWLHAHELVLKEYLNRRVDDMVDAGLVEELKEFFDSMSICKLAEHTGLARAIDVSELSEYFAGRKRLCVCIDEMKANTHALAKAQTAKIQHIADAWGWPVCSLDATETIRAHLTGSNDTAKAIAWERDVSGPTLTTINEFLDS